ATCGACTGGACAAAATGTGCACTTCCCTCACCCCAACCGACTGGACAAAATGTGCACTCCCCTCACCCAAACCGACTGGACAAAATGTGCACTCCCCTCACCCCAACTAGTTTTGAACTTGGACCTGAGCGTTGGTTTGAGATACTGATCAATGGCAACCCCTGTTGTCACAATCTGCTTTTTGTCATATGTGAGGCATATACAAGCCATGCGGGCAGTATATGCCACTGCCTCCGCCCCTTTAAATCTTGGCCTGCAAATTGCTATCGAGAACGTTCCGTTTGTTCGACATATACAGTATACATGTTAGAATCGGTTGAGAAACAAAGTACAATTATTGACattaatgcattaattaattTCTCCGCAAAGTCTTGTATGACGACTTATCTTAAAACAATTggtgttgttttattttgcttttgtttcattttgtttctatattctattatatttttgtaaacaaatattatgtttgATAGAAGTCAATTAAAAAAGACGTTGTAATACAAAGTTATCGATTTATTTTTAACAGaagataatattatataaaatataacatttaatgcataaaaacaaatacCGGTAGATACAGTCATTATGTTTGGCCATGCAACCGGAAGAAATATTTTACGTCGTATCACAATGCAATATATATTTGTCACAATAGTaacccagccccccccccccccccccccccccatctacGCCGTAATATGTAGCATGTTTTAACAATCATTTTAcgcatcaatttatttacaaaatgtgtagtaTGGTATTAAAACTTAGTATCTTAATATTTTATGTTGGTAAATATCAAAATTACCTTTGTGTGTAAATACGCCTTAGCTTCTATCAACCGAGACATGTGCTCCAGGAAGAATTGGTGCGAGACTTTTCCTGTAAAGTTAATTTGGTTAGAAAGTTCTTTGGCATCTATAAGTTATGTAAGGTACACAGAGCCAATGTTCCTTCAGGAATATGAAGTCGAGCGACGTCATTTATTCATATACCGATAGTGACTTTGCTATAAATTAAGGCAAGCTTGATTGTTTACCATCGCGCTCAATCTTCACGCAGAGTGGTCGTTCAATGATCTCGTATGCAATATTTGAGATATGGAAGATTTTATCATTTTTCCATCTTTCGAAAATAgtgtttaggttcataataaacaaaagaacTAAATGAAAAAAAGTGTTTGGTCACACCGGCGGGTATTTGATTGAGCTATTCTGATGCGCGGAGGTTGCATCTTGCTGGCAGAGTGCATAGTATAAGGGAGGTTACCGAAACATATGCATCTTAAATTATGGCTGCAGTTTGTTCccctcaatataatatatatgataaaaaaCTGCTTACTTTAAAAgcactttttttactttttattttactgataaaaAAGCACATTCTTATCGCATACCTGGTATGTGAAAAGTACATATTAGTAATTTTTATGCCCCATTTTACCCAATAGTGTAATGTAACCAAAATAAAATACGTTTCTTTCCATTCCTTTTGCTTCTTTCGACAATGACTAGACGCTTATTTAAAGATATATTAATAAAAGCGTCTTCCTGCCTATGATCGAATGTTTACATCTAACATCCTTGGTGGGACGTACCGAATATTGCAAAATGCCGGATTTTAAGCGATATTTACCGAAGAACCGAATGGATTCAATGGCAACGGTGTTTGCATTCTTCGGCATAAATTTGATAGCGTTTTTCGAGTTGCTGTACGTGCTTCCTGATATCGTGGAGACCAGCCCCAACTATCCCGCCTCTGCGAAGTGGGCACACCTCGTCTGCGGCTGGTACATTTACCTGAATGCTTTGAGTTCGTTCTGGAAAGTTATAGCAACTGATCCGAGTATAAGGGGATTGATTCTACCCACAATGACCCGCACAGGTAAGGGGAGCACTTATTGTGAAAATACGGAGCTTAAGcgggggattgaacccacgactaccagagtggtagtcagacactctaaccaTGTCGCataagagctagcccaacagctaGGCTGTAGGTATTGACCTTAAATCATGATACAGTCAAAAATACATTGGTATTCCTGCAATTAATAGCTTAATTTGCTTAAAAGTTAATTTGTACAGGCCAACCAGGAAGTAAATAGTAGAATCACAAATGATGCAACAAATGTGATGCCCTTCTTAAAAGAAAACAGGCTATGAAAAGGATAAagtacaaaacaataataaatgtcTCATCTTGCGCCCATCATCTGGCATGTTGGATTTTTGACGGTTGTGGAAGTTGCTATAAtcaaactcccagctattgacctcTGGGTCACAGGGAGTTGCAACTGATAACTGCTTTTCCAATGGATAGTCACCACCATGAATCCAGGCACTTTAATCTGTAGTATTAGCAACATACACTTTTTTctgacattaataaattaaacagaATTTAATATACCACTATAAATGGACAAATTAAAACAACTGACATGATGTGGTGTGctcacataatataaataatgataataatccaaagtttcaaacacataCACGGTTCATTAAAAATTTGAAAGTTTTTGCAATGAAAAATACCTAGTATTCCGAATTAAAAAATACTCTATCatggccctcaatctgtcaaatatacggccgaaattcggccgcaatCTCCCACCTGAAacgtatacttttttccccttttctgtggaaaaattccccctaaaaattTCTCCCTTTTTTTTAATAGATAGATGTGTctgatgattattatatctcaattctatttttatttaatcttctaaaacataattaattatgaaaaaagcaatgaatatagtgcaaacatgtaaaaatgtaataattagagagtaagtaaaaaatcccccaaaaagggaaacgctgcgaaaattccccctgctatgggtagcgatcCGCTTCACCTaaaatagattgagggccctgtctaTCGAGTATCTTTGGAATCCTTTGCGGGTTAGATcttgtgtctaatcaaccaaGCGTTATACATCGACTATCTCAGGAACCTCCGTAAGATAGAAAATAGTCAATTCAAAACTTTGACTTTCAGTTTGATTAAGTTTTtgaaacaaatgtttgttttgagtattttaCCACAAATGACATGCGCAATTGATGTCGCTTGTTACATGGTTACGATTGAACTTGATATGAGACATAATTTATGACATAAAAAAGCTGTTAACTGGTAGAACTCTGAGCTGGAgaaatgtactcataaaagctcagagcattcaagaagaactatgaaAGGCACCAAATAATTAACTCAACAAGTTCATACAGGGAAATATCTACATGCGCGTCCCGcatctatgacgcacaaatatcgaaaaagatgcatagttttgaaatatgtgcgtccactcggacgcattgctgaaacaAATCCGTTAACGCATACGTGAATCACAATAGAGTGTGTTGTGATATTTGAGTCCCCgcatgaaaacctgctttaactttttgtaacttggtcataaataatacagaaataatgcctccgaaataaggtgttgaagcttaatccaaaacaaacaactcaaAACCTTAATAACGGTaggtcaacggctcgcaattcggacgttaacaataatattatcaagctcacAATttgaatgttaacaataatattatcatcaatTTGaatcatgttgaaatgttgtaacaggttacattcatgtaacagataatgttatagcctatgtgaaggcaaacaagatagtgataaccctgaatttgcttttttggtttcaacatgtttttgagattattaaaagtttaatgcaaaatatagtatttgagctagtgtgatttagactcatttttttcactacttggtatctttcaaagtttgggacccattcttttttaaggtggactcattaattttggcctgggactcataggtctaaaatctgcgagttcagggacccatagatagtaaattctagattattccctggtTCATATTTAGATATTTGTCATCCTTTTGTCTGGGTGCATTTTTAGAGGAAACCttaattattgtatttgcttGTGATAACATTTTGTTGTTCTTTTAACTGGGAATCATGTTGACCAACATAGCACctgattattttgttgttgttcacCCATGGAATAAGATCATctgatatttttgttgttgtgttcCACGATTTTATTAGCAGGTGAAAACATTGTTGGGACCCACTGTCTTTGTTGCATTTCTGTGTGCACAATTTTCCTCAGTCTAATGAGACTTTAAAGCTCCAATCACTCCCATTCCATGTTAATGCTTTTTTTCCTTTCAGGTTGGCGGTACTGCCCATACTGTGAGTGCAATGCGCCGCCTCGCTCCTACCATTGCTATGTGTGCAAACTGTGTGTGCTACGCAGGGACCACCACTGTGTCTTTACCGGCAACTGTATTGGGCACCGCAACCATCGCTACTACATGTCACTGATGATATTCTGCTGGGTTGCTGCACTATATGCATGCATTCTCAACTTCTCCATTGTTCTAAGAGTATTTGCTGAGACCGGACCTTTGGCCATCTTTAAAATCCTCTTGCCATTTTTAGTTTGGGTGCTGAGATATATATCATACGGTGAAATGCTCCTATCTGCAATGCTTTTGTTCTGTATGGCCACACTAATGATGGTGTCAGCATTACTCTTTTATCATGTAAGGAACATGTTTTGTGGACAGATTACTACAGAACGAACACATCAAGTCTTCAAATATGATCTTGGCTGGGAGAGAAATGTGAAGGCAGTGTTCGGGAAAAATTGGAAGTTTGCTTGGTTGTGCACATGGATTCCATCATCATTACCAGGTGATGGTTGTGAATTTCCAGTACATAGTGAATATGAAAATCCCAAAGATGTATAGTTAATGCAATTATTAGCTTttcagatttttatgctccccgaaataaaatttcggcggagcatacagttgccagtttgtccttccttccttacttccttacttccgtcacacttttgttacagtttctcatagcaccttcaatacttaaccgatctctctcatatttggcatgtaggtaccttgcatggacctctaccttttgatgaggtttgaggtcactaagttcaaggtcactgaggctaacaATAGAATTCCTTCtatcacacttttgctaccgtttctcatagcgccttcaatactttacggATCGCTTTCAtaattggcatgtaggtaccttgcatggacctctaccttttgatgaggtttgaggacactggggtcaaggtcaccgaggctaataatagacttccttccgtcacacttttgctaccatttctcatagcgccttcaatactttaccaatcgctttcatatttggcatgtaggtaccttgcatggacctctaccttttaatgaggtttgaggtcactgggtcaaggtcaccaaggctaataatagattttttaggtgtttattaacacatacattgacaaagcgcgtcatcggggagcatccaacagtttcactgatattcttgtttatttttatacttagatttgTGTGCCATAAAAACATCAGAttcattacaattttattatttcttacatTAAACACGCTCAAGAAAAAGTTTACAGAATTGTGTAATTATCACAaaaatctatttataaaaaaTCCAAGCTACATAGTAGATAATTATGttagataattaaaacaaatttttggtattatattttgtcaatgtaaattatttttattcaaatatacgCATGCATTTCTATATTGAGATGAAATATATAGCttttaatatgttaatttgaACTGTATAGAAACTTGTTAAAAAATGAAACTAACTTATGAAATTTCAACAAGGCTTTTTTGGCCAAAATTGAAGAAGACATAATAGCTTTTCCATTTATTGAAAAGGTtgcatgtaaaattttaaattttagaaGCTCAGTGCTTAAAATAGTTTTTCTTGATTGGTTTAATTAAAAGTGTTGTTCAGGGTAATTTATTATCCAAGATGTTGATTTGTCAGCACTTGTTAGGGAAGGAAATTTTGATCATGCAGCTCTTTGCTTTTGGACTGTCACATGACAAACTTCAGATATTGTTTTagtcaatttttagctcacctgattactcaggtgagcttttgtgactggtatttgtccgtcgtctgtctgtccgtccatccatctattaacatttgttcgtaaacactctagaggccacatttattgtccgatcttcatgaaacttagtcagaagcttcgtcccaacgaaatctcggtcgagttcgaaactgggttgtaccggatacaaaaactaggtcactaggtcaaaaaaaagaaaaaaattgtaaacactgtagaagtcacatttcatgcctaatcttcatgaaacttggtcagaagatttgtcccaatgatcatgggtcatgctgggtcaaaaaaaagaaaaagcttgttaacactgttgaagtcacatttaaagcccaatcttcatgtaactttgtctaaatgtctgtcttaatgatatgttggttgagttcaaaagtggttccggtctgttgaaaaacatggccgccagtgggcggggcagttttccttatatggctataaagaaaccttgtaaacgctctagaagtcacaatttttgcccaatcatcatgaaagttaatcaaaacattggtttgattgatatgtcggacgaggttgaaaatggtccagatcatgGAAAAAACATTgtggccagtgggcggggcatttttctctatatgtatacagtgaaaacatgtgaacactctagaattcacatttttttgccaaatttttatgaaatttggtctgaacatttgtttccttgacacatgagttgagttggaaaatgtgTTCGtaaacaccctagaggccacatttattgtccgatcttcatgaaacttggtcagaagatttgtcccaatgatcatgggtcatgctgggtcaaaaaaaagaaaaagcttgtaaacactgtagaagtcacatttaaagcccaatcttcatgtaactttgtctaaatgtctgtcttaatgatacgttggttgagttcaaaaatggttctggtctgttgaaaaacatggctgccagtgggcggggcagttttccttatatggctataaagaaaccttgtaaacgctttagaagtcacaattttggcccaatcatcatgaaagttaattaAAACATTGGTTTGATTGATATGATGGACGAggttgaaaatggtccagattatGGAAAAAACATTgtggccagtgggcggggcatttttctctatatgtatacagtgaaaacatgtgaacactctagaattcacatttttttgccaaatttttatgaaatttggtcagaacatttgtttccttgacacatgagttgagttggaaaattgttcaggtcagttgaataacatggctgccgggggggggggggtggggggggcggcagttttcttatatttatatagtaaaaaaaagcttgtgaacactatatgGAAgacacatattttgcctaatcatcgtgaaacttagtcaatacattggttttattgatttcttggacaagttggaaaatgactcagatcagtgaaacacactttttagctcacctgattgctcaggtgaggttttaggattggtctttgtctgctgtctgtccgtccacatttcgTTTGTAAGTACTCTAGTATTCACATtcctcaagcattctttatcaaagttgctgaaagatctcagtcaagtttgatgataggtcaccatttcaaatcttacaaaaacaaaaacactccctacgccagagttttggttcaataatgatgaaacttgatcaggatgtttgtctggtcaatatctaggtcaagtgtgacataaggtaaagattgaatgaaccgactcttctcaggtgagcgaactagggccatcttggccctcttgttgactTTTAACATTGCATTCTTCCAACCTGGTTTTCAATtctgtttacatgtgtatatataacgTTTTTTTACACCATGTTACTCATATCTGGGCTTTGTGAATGTTTTTTTGTGGATGTGATAATGTGAATGTTTGCTCTTTAATATGTACTAGCCATGCAAgacaatatgaatttattttgttGAAGTATTTATAAAACACTATTTGTTACATGTGCAAATGAGCACTAAAATAGTTGCTTCTGtatcaaatgttaaaattgtattCAAAAACATTTTCTGTATGTCAGATTGTTGTTATTTCAGTTTTGTATAATACTGTATTacttttaaacacttaaattttCTGTAAGTATTTGAGAAAGTATTTGTAGTTAATTTCATTTCTGTAAATGATTTTCAGTTAAAACT
This is a stretch of genomic DNA from Dreissena polymorpha isolate Duluth1 chromosome 7, UMN_Dpol_1.0, whole genome shotgun sequence. It encodes these proteins:
- the LOC127836876 gene encoding probable palmitoyltransferase ZDHHC24; translation: MPDFKRYLPKNRMDSMATVFAFFGINLIAFFELLYVLPDIVETSPNYPASAKWAHLVCGWYIYLNALSSFWKVIATDPSIRGLILPTMTRTGWRYCPYCECNAPPRSYHCYVCKLCVLRRDHHCVFTGNCIGHRNHRYYMSLMIFCWVAALYACILNFSIVLRVFAETGPLAIFKILLPFLVWVLRYISYGEMLLSAMLLFCMATLMMVSALLFYHVRNMFCGQITTERTHQVFKYDLGWERNVKAVFGKNWKFAWLCTWIPSSLPGDGCEFPVHSEYENPKDV